The following are from one region of the Aspergillus luchuensis IFO 4308 DNA, chromosome 4, nearly complete sequence genome:
- a CDS encoding uncharacterized protein (COG:S;~EggNog:ENOG410PS4R) produces MSLILGRVPRFLSVRLATVGHAKPKPKATSLVRLISQNAAASSRSTEAKDLPLAYTWLTRTPGQITPDDVLSSVSPIPESLSLNYVPILLVTSAFAHWIDVSSNRFLEQLINSLYPSTPNRESSGPLHAIVAVVDKLPDLRARLEGLVDSKTSSDSDGVSILLVKAENIQGTIAVPRRVRSMEAAESSLVFTLQNDTYSNALQRSTHELGLRLANTIFINGNDSTLFGTRWTYTPSQQYTLEQSVNLSNCTVTSAVASVQNSFNLPLFPVGQRRRVISSMGNILRQLAKHVDSQSTEPMPASSELEKELPRYIEEHGIVDRRVSVWALIENSERGFQLENNANMQESLVKAIRAGGKLHRVMSGGGGWGKKQGLLSLDPETTFIETDNNRGLLGLDDIFADQETQTLSDISTPPPAFFEMPQLDESMSSLSQAAGPGDYIQFFVSVETDHAPNPSCQEGSIRFDFGIVADSEAIPSSSDGSEKDLGVVPQFFGALSEKAITYSQPVVGPEASSSVKSSAKFDIPGCHVALVVE; encoded by the exons ATGTCTTTAATACTCGGGCGCGTCCCGCGCTTTCTGTCAGTACGGCTGGCTACTGTCGGACATGCTAAACCGAAACCAAAAGCGACATCCCTGGTCCGACTGATCTCCCAAAACGCAGCTGCGTCATCGAGGAGCACTGAGGCTAAAGATCTTCCGTTGGCATATACCTGGCTAACAAGAACGCCGGGCCAAATT ACACCAGATGACGTCCTTTCGAGCGTATCCCCCATTCCAGAGTCCCTCTCGTTAAATTACGTACCTATCCTCCTAGTCACTTCTGCATTCGCCCACTGGATTGATGTGTCATCGAACCGCTTTCTGGAACAATTGATTAACTCTTTATATCCATCTACACCCAACCGCGAATCGTCAGGACCTCTCCATGCCATTGTTGCCGTGGTCGATAAGCTACCCGACCTCCGCGCCAGGCTCGAAGGGCTTGTCGACAGCAAAACTTCATCTGACTCTGATGGAGTTTCAATCTTGCTGGTAAAGGCAGAAAATATACAGGGAACCATTGCTGTGCCTCGTCGTGTTCGGAGTATGGAAGCTGCAGAGTCCAGTCTGGTCTTTACACTCCAAAACGACACATACTCCAATGCTTTGCAGAGGTCGACTCATGAACTCGGACTGCGTCTTGCCAATACAATATTCATCAACGGGAATGATAGCACTCTTTTTGGCACGCGCTGGACTTATACGCCTTCTCAGCAGTATACCTTAGAGCAATCAGTGAACCTCTCGAATTGCACGGTGACCTCAGCGGTTGCTTCCGTCCAAAATTCATTTAATCTACCGCTCTTTCCTGTTGGCCAACGAAGGCGAGTTATCTCAAGCATGGGAAACATCCTTCGTCAGTTGGCAAAACATGTGGATAGTCAATCAACGGAACCAATGCCAGCTTCATCTGAACTGGAAAAGGAACTTCCACGCTACATTGAGGAACACGGCATTGTTGACCGAAGAGTTTCTGTTTGGGCCCTAATTGAGAACTCCGAAAGGGGCTTTCAATTGGAAAACAACGCTAATATGCAGGAGAGCCTCGTAAAAGCAATCCGCGCAGGAGGCAAACTCCATCGGGTTATGAgtggtggcggtggatggggaaagaaacaaggCCTTCTATCTCTAGACCCTGAAACTACTTTTATTGAAACAGACAATAATCGGGGGCTCCTGGGCCTAGACGATATCTTCGCAGACCAGGAGACTCAAACGCTCTCAGATATATCTACCCCGCCGCCTGCGTTCTTTGAGATGCCACAACTGGATGAAAGTATGTCAAGTTTGTCTCAAGCTGCAGGACCGGGTGACTATATTCAATTTTTTGTTTCCGTGGAAACAGACCATGCCCCGAATCCTTCTTGTCAAGAGGGGAGCATCCGGTTTGATTTCGGCATTGTTGCTGATTCCGAGGCCATTCCTAGCTCTTCCGATGGCTCGGAGAAGGACCTGGGTGTTGTACCTCAGTTCTTTGGTGCGCTATCGGAGAAAGCAATCACTTATTCGCAGCCTGTGGTCGGACCAGAGGCCTCTAGTTCCGTCAAATCAAGTGCTAAGTTTGATATTCCCGGGTGCCACgtggcgttggtggtggaatgA
- a CDS encoding molybdopterin cofactor biosynthetic protein (COG:H;~EggNog:ENOG410PIE4;~InterPro:IPR006638,IPR010505,IPR007197,IPR013785, IPR013483,IPR000385;~PFAM:PF06463,PF04055,PF13353;~go_component: GO:0019008 - molybdopterin synthase complex [Evidence IEA];~go_function: GO:0003824 - catalytic activity [Evidence IEA];~go_function: GO:0046872 - metal ion binding [Evidence IEA];~go_function: GO:0051536 - iron-sulfur cluster binding [Evidence IEA];~go_function: GO:0051539 - 4 iron, 4 sulfur cluster binding [Evidence IEA];~go_process: GO:0006777 - Mo-molybdopterin cofactor biosynthetic process [Evidence IEA]), producing the protein MMPKLWPCASSAKMSIPSRVMPASHVARLAIWNPRNHSTNAIATATRSEDGLSSPAPSTDSVPPRWAALKSAKPFSEFLTDTFNRQHDYLRISVTERCNLRCLYCMPEEGVPLSPPARLLTSPEIIYLSSLFVSQGVTKIRLTGGEPTVRKDIIPLMQSIGELRRNGLRELCLTTNGISLHRKLDAMVDAGLTGINLSLDTLDPFQFQIMTRRKGFDAVMRSIDRVVELNKAGAGIKLKINCVVMRGINDREIIPFIELGRNDPIEIRFIEYMPFDGNKWSQGKMVSYQEMLATIQEKYPTLQKVPDHKNNTSKTYQVPGFKGQIGFITSMTHNFCGTCNRLRITCDGNLKVCLFGNAEVSLRDILRKGNNGEPISEARMEELESDDLVRREELLDLIGVAVKRKKAKHAGMGELKDMKNRPMILIGG; encoded by the coding sequence ATGATGCCAAAACTGTGGCCTTGCGCCAGCTCGGCGAAGATGAGTATTCCAAGCCGAGTTATGCCGGCTTCTCACGTCGCCAGATTAGCCATCTGGAACCCCCGTAATCACAGCACCAATGCCATAGCGACAGCTACCCGATCCGAAGATGGGCTATCCTCACCGGCCCCTTCTACCGACTCCGTGCCGCCACGATGGGCTGCTCTAAAATCAGCGAAGCCCTTTTCGGAATTTCTGACAGATACCTTCAACCGCCAGCACGACTACCTCCGCATCAGTGTGACCGAGCGATGCAATCTCCGCTGTCTCTACTGCATGCCTGAGGAAGGCGTACCATTATCTCCACCGGCTCGTCTCCTTACCTCCCCCGAAATCATATACCTCTCGTCGCTCTTCGTCTCGCAGGGTGTGACCAAGATACGTTTGACAGGCGGTGAGCCTACCGTTCGCAAGGATATTATCCCCCTCATGCAGTCGATCGGGGAACTGCGTCGCAATGGCCTTCGTGAGCTTTGTCTGACAACGAATGGCATCTCGCTACACCGGAAGCTGGACGCCATGGTTGATGCCGGCTTGACTGGAATCAACCTTAGCCTTGATACGTTGGATCCCTTTCAATTCCAGATTATGACGCGACGAAAGGGTTTCGATGCGGTGATGCGGAGTATAGACCGGGTGGTGGAATTAAACAAAGCCGGGGCTGGGATCAAGCTAAAGATCAACTGCGTGGTGATGCGGGGGATCAATGATCGGGAAATCATCCCTTTCATCGAGTTAGGGCGGAATGACCCCATTGAGATACGCTTCATCGAGTACATGCCCTTTGATGGCAATAAATGGAGCCAGGGTAAGATGGTCTCTTACCAAGAAATGCTGGCAACCATCCAGGAGAAGTACCCCACTCTCCAGAAGGTGCCAGATCACAAGAACAACACAAGCAAAACTTATCAGGTTCCTGGCTTCAAAGGCCAGATTGGCTTCATCACCAGCATGACGCATAACTTCTGTGGTACCTGCAACCGGTTACGCATTACATGTGACGGGAACCTGAAGGTCTGTTTGTTCGGTAACGCCGAAGTGTCCTTGCGAGATATACTTCGGAAGGGAAACAACGGGGAACCCATTAGTGAAGCAaggatggaggagctggaatcTGATGATCTTGTCCGGAgagaggagctgctggatCTCATCGGAGTAGCGGttaagaggaagaaggcaaaaCATGCTGGCATGGGTGAGCTCAAAGATATGAAAAACAGGCCGATGATACTTATTGGTGGGTAA
- the arg2 gene encoding acetyl-CoA:L-glutamate N-acetyltransferase (BUSCO:EOG09261BP0;~COG:E;~EggNog:ENOG410QE95;~InterPro:IPR006855,IPR011190;~PFAM:PF04768;~go_function: GO:0004042 - acetyl-CoA:L-glutamate N-acetyltransferase activity [Evidence IEA]) yields the protein MSSRTLVGLRSTTSTHLQRSGVAAATAVSSSSTSSSGSAPRRCLSSASGRQVQQSAEFSSSSKTWDRLGRRAKEKLLDREFFLSLLNSASTKREAKSYLARLKAQHQGTTPLKPAAKQSGVSEATAPVSSGASSTSFYGASRSVYDSPVFRHDSTPTPPLQDVSERLHLALVKITTPQLLDDSTVNGVAKTLSQLNRLGMACCVVVDPGTAGDPNKLRRIAAEQADRISTAVDAQPDSKSAHIDSVLSVSALNPEAPKVLSRKVLLGPLRDGHVVVLAPIAYTEDVPRAVTVSASDAILALTKELAGLATNPDPDEDPILTAQRIAALQEEVSLDRVILLDPLGGIPAFSGPQTSHVFINMEQEFDDIENELLRVWQSAASAKNNLPEEGLPSIADSNPLSKFADTEVVPVPPSQKAYSADLTLDTSMVEGHLNNLRLSQAALAMLPSASSSIITSPLEVANSAQSPGGASPDVSAVGTRRQRNPLIHNLLTDKPLLSSSLPLSRRAALNGRGDSIVTQASHTTFVKRGMPLTIIPNPWLSPWTARDRPPLGLDDPSIDLPRLVHLIEDSFNRKLDVQDYLNRVNGRLAGLIIAGEYEGGAILTWELPPGVEDDGSEASQARMVPYLDKFAVLKRSQGAGGVADIVFNAMVRSCFPNGVCWRSRKDNPVNKWYFERSQGTWKLSDMNWTMFWTTPGLTDDSQKFRDYEAVCHSIQPSWADDTGVVD from the coding sequence ATGAGCTCCAGGACCTTGGTCGGGCTGCGATCGACTACATCGACACACCTGCAACGCAGTGGTGTTGCTGCCGCTACCGCCgtcagcagtagtagtactagtagtagtggcaGTGCCCCGCGTCGATGTCTTTCCTCGGCTTCCGGTCGGCAAGTGCAGCAGAGTGCCGAgttctcctccagcagcaaaaCTTGGGATCGTTTAGGTCGCCGcgccaaggagaagctccTAGACCGCGAATTCTTCCTCAGCTTGTTGAACTCCGCCTCAACCAAGCGTGAGGCCAAATCTTATTTGGCCCGTCTCAAAGCTCAACACCAAGGAACTACTCCCCTGAAGCCGGCCGCCAAGCAATCCGGAGTATCGGAAGCGACAGCACCAGTGTCGTCGGGTGCCAGTTCAACCTCATTCTATGGCGCCTCCCGATCGGTCTATGACAGCCCCGTCTTCAGACATGACTCAACTCCAACACCTCCCCTTCAAGATGTGTCCGAGCGCCTGCACCTGGCCCTGGTCAAGATAACCACTCCGCAGCTTCTCGATGACTCGACCGTCAACGGCGTGGCCAAAACCCTCTCGCAGCTGAATCGTCTGGGAATGGCTTGTTGTGTGGTAGTCGACCCGGGCACAGCAGGCGATCCTAACAAACTGCGGAGGATTGCGGCCGAGCAGGCAGATCGCATCTCAACAGCTGTGGATGCCCAGCCGGACTCGAAATCAGCTCACATCGACTCTGTCCTATCCGTTTCTGCGCTAAACCCTGAGGCGCCCAAAGTCCTATCCCGGAAGGTACTGCTCGGGCCGTTGCGCGATGGTCACGTCGTGGTCTTGGCCCCCATTGCTTACACAGAAGACGTTCCTCGAGCAGTGACAGTCTCGGCCAGCGATGCCATCCTGGCCCTCACCAAAGAGCTGGCCGGACTGGCAACAAATCCTGACCCTGATGAAGACCCAATACTGACGGCCCAACGGATCGCGGCCCTGCAGGAGGAAGTGTCTTTGGATCGAGTTATCCTCCTGGACCCCTTGGGCGGGATTCCTGCTTTCAGTGGGCCTCAGACATCCCATGTTTTCATTAATATGGAACAGGAATTCGACGATATTGAGAACGAGTTGCTGCGGGTGTGGCAGTCGGCAGCATCTGCAAAGAATAATCTTCCTGAGGAAGGTTTACCGTCCATTGCTGATAGCAATCCTCTCTCCAAATTCGCCGACACGGAAGTCGTCCCAGTGCCCCCTAGTCAAAAAGCGTACTCGGCAGACCTAACCTTGGATACAAGCATGGTGGAGGGCCACTTGAATAATCTGCGACTAAGCCAAGCCGCACTGGCGATGCTACCCTCGGCATCGTCTAGTATCATCACCTCCCCACTCGAAGTTGCAAATTCAGCACAGAGCCCCGGAGGCGCTAGTCCAGATGTATCAGCTGTTGGAACCCGACGACAGAGGAACCCGCTCATCCATAATCTTCTGACCGACAAGCCTTTGCTCTCGTCTTCTTTGCCCCTAAGCCGACGTGCAGCCCTAAATGGCAGAGGGGACTCGATTGTTACACAGGCCTCCCACACCACGTTTGTCAAGCGAGGCATGCCGCTGACCATCATTCCGAATCCATGGCTTTCACCTTGGACGGCCAGAGATCGACCGCCCCTGGGGCTCGATGATCCCTCGATCGACCTGCCCCGACTGGTTCATCTCATCGAGGATTCCTTTAACCGCAAACTTGACGTACAAGACTACCTCAACCGAGTCAACGGTCGCCTGGCCGGACTCATCATTGCAGGGGAGTATGAAGGAGGCGCCATCTTGACCTGGGAGCTTCCTCCCGGcgtagaggatgatggaagtgaGGCGAGCCAAGCTCGCATGGTTCCCTATCTGGACAAGTTTGCCGTTCTGAAACGTAGTCAAGGTGCCGGTGGTGTGGCCGATATCGTCTTCAATGCAATGGTGCGCTCTTGTTTTCCGAATGGCGTGTGCTGGCGCAGCCGCAAGGACAATCCGGTGAACAAGTGGTACTTTGAGCGCTCTCAGGGGACATGGAAATTATCGGATATGAATTGGACCATGTTCTGGACTACTCCAGGACTGACGGACGATTCTCAAAAGTTTCGGGATTACGAGGCCGTGTGCCACAGTATCCAGCCGAGCTGGGCTGATGACACCGGTGTtgtggattga
- a CDS encoding putative C6 transcription factor (COG:S;~EggNog:ENOG410PFV0;~InterPro:IPR036864,IPR007219,IPR001138;~PFAM:PF00172,PF04082;~go_function: GO:0000981 - DNA-binding transcription factor activity, RNA polymerase II-specific [Evidence IEA];~go_function: GO:0003677 - DNA binding [Evidence IEA];~go_function: GO:0008270 - zinc ion binding [Evidence IEA];~go_process: GO:0006351 - transcription, DNA-templated [Evidence IEA];~go_process: GO:0006355 - regulation of transcription, DNA-templated [Evidence IEA]), translated as MPPTTAPTTATPKLASPGFNAGARPYRSHKVRACDLCRKRKSRCTVDIPGQSCLLCRVQGADCHYQEEANNDPPLTNGHESKPWVPDHTRVSSLGQKRKHTPDAIDSPSHPSRRRASSVAHSDSALDRRRSDSRSQGVDDPHNESVLIVGPVVAEDAQVIERYMPPERTSKSVEPKSQPYNVYSSDPRKPILYTTVSRRRQGMRVGVPPGENQKEILEQILGPFKRDLVRLFIDRFNAAFPIFDGESFWEAFLSESPGDPPASLLCQVYSMSLVYWKHTPKLACHPKPDARYAVNMTVAALHEEFSAPGLSTVSAALIDLTGRPIFSMTGNAISCGRMISLAHCLGLNRDPSHWKLSRPEKNHRMRLWWGVVIHDRWGSFGHGVPPQIAKNQYDVPLPTIEVLIPQASRTPERVRAAHCHIALCRLTEILGELLPLVYGLQSRAHRETTKKVRQIRTDLDAWEDSLPDWLRNPISTNTTEERISGTSSLQLGFLAVKMLVSRVELNEVNNAEADNPEARRYFQTECRRSAEEIVQFISSLRKQNFQEFWLPYSAFHLTTTATLLVRCALETTDPEVARSCLANVETFRSILRRVREEEDWDVADMCLDHCERLLNRLNNSTGTTTSAEHPPTFTDLGQPPDSTHPHRLVNPAAIALPETQTNNDIVDDMMSISGTFGTMDGFPFDMTGIWDVSVFQDVNLT; from the exons ATGCCGCCAACCACAGctcccaccactgccacaccGAAGCTGGCCTCTCCGGGTTTCAATGCTGGCGCCAGACCCTACCGGTCACACAAGGTTAGGGCCTGCGACTTGTGCAGGAAACGCAAATCGCGATGCACCGTTGACATCCCTGGTCAATCATGCCTATTATGCCGCGTTCAAGGAGCGGATTGTCACTATCAAGAAGAGGCCAATAATGATCCCCCACTCACTAACGGCCATGAATCGAAACCGTGGGTGCCAGATCACACGCGCGTCTCGTCGCTAGGACAGAAACGGAAGCATACCCCAGACGCAATCGATTCCCCGTCGCACCCCAGCCGCCGCCGCGCTTCCAGCGTCGCACATTCGGACTCAGCCCTAGACCGTCGGAGAAGTGATTCCAGGAGCCAAGGGGTCGATGACCCCCATAATGAGTCGGTCTTAATTGTTGGCCCTGTCGTGGCCGAGGATGCCCAGGTTATCGAGAGATACATGCCGCCGGAACGGACCAGCAAATCGGTCGAACCAAAAAGCCAGCCATACAACGTCTACTCGAGCGATCCTCGGAAGCCCATTCTTTACACTACTGTATCCCGGCGGAGGCAGGGTATGCGGGTTGGAGTTCCTCCCGGGGAGAATCAAAAGGAGATTCTCGAGCAGATCCTTGGCCCATTCAAGCGCGACCTAGTTAGACT ATTCATCGACCGGTTCAATGCAGCATTCCCGATCTTTGATGGGGAAAGTTTTTGGGAGGCGTTCTTGTCGGAGTCCCCAGGTGACCCGCCAGCCTCGCTCCTCTGCCAGGTCTATTCGATGTCGCTAGTCTACTGGAAACACACTCCTAAGCTGGCCTGTCACCCAAAGCCAGATGCCCGGTACGCGGTCAATATGACTGTCGCTGCGCTCCACGAGGAATTTTCGGCGCCTGGGCTCTCAACAGTCAGTGCAGCCCTCATTGATCTTACAGGTCGGCCCATCTTCTCAATGACAGGAAATGCCATCAGCTGCGGGCGCATGATTTCCCTTGCACATTGTCTCGGACTGAACCGCGATCCGAGCCACTGGAAACTATCCCGCCCCGAAAAGAACCACCGCATGCGGCTTTGGTGGGGCGTCGTTATCCATGATCGCTG GGGGAGCTTTGGTCACGGTGTGCCTCCTCAGATTGCGAAAAATCAATACGATGTTCCTCTTCCAACGATTGAAGTTCTGATTCCCCAGGCTTCTCGGACCCCCGAGCGCGTGCGAGCTGCGCATTGCCACATTGCTCTGTGCCGGCTCACTGAGATCTTAGGCGAGCTATTACCCCTTGTCTACGGCTTGCAGTCTCGAGCCCACCGCGAAACGACGAAGAAGGTGCGACAAATTCGCACAGATCTCGACGCGTGGGAGGACTCTCTCCCCGACTGGCTTCGCAACCCCATTAGCACAAATACCACGGAGGAGCGCATATCCGGGACAAGCAGTCTGCAGCTCGGCTTCCTTGCAGTGAAGATGCTTGTCAGCCGTGTCGAACTCAAC GAGGTCAACAACGCCGAAGCAGATAACCCGGAGGCGCGCCGGTACTTCCAAACAGAATGTCGGCGATCCGCCGAAGAAATCGTGcaattcatctcctccctccggaAACAGAACTTCCAGGAATTCTGGCTCCCAT ACAGCGCTTTCCACCTAACCACAACCgccaccctcctcgtccgcTGCGCTCTCGAAACCACCGACCCCGAGGTGGCCCGCTCTTGCCTAGCCAACGTCGAAACCTTCCGATCAATCCTCCGCCGTGttcgcgaagaagaagactggGACGTCGCCGACATGTGCCTCGATCACTGCGAGCGTCTCCTCAACCGCCTGAACAATAGcaccggcaccaccaccagcgctgAACATCCGCCCACTTTCACAGATCTTGGCCAGCCCCCGGATAGCACCCACCCTCATCGACTAGTGAATCCCGCCGCCATCGCCCTCCCGGAgacacaaacaaacaacGATATTGTCGATGACATGATGAGCATCTCCGGGACATTCGGCACGATGGACGGCTTTCCATTCGACATGACAGGCATCTGGGATGTTTCCGTATTCCAGGATGTTAATCTGACATAA
- a CDS encoding uncharacterized protein (COG:S;~EggNog:ENOG410Q024) produces the protein MISEIKQGLLPGSSSPHCNYPEIIDEHGGVEKVTESLIHLISPHIIQFQGHEVTRTALNAIICQQSDSNEPWNMPLGYASIVCDDRDTSWWRLYIGQCSLSWRRIVCQHAQQIIKGSTASLYYFNLWIGNGHRYARFIKLWGFPKDTVTDGWYQACSNLLEALFCRAFRTHHGMLNRLGSKYQNDGKASTLGWGLNIMSPLVQGNLALNKELRTKANIGPSKAPDRQIQYWAVFNSRQKAAAEKKRRKESIKAVFEKDFDIALQIALNNDEEAFNKIRESLQLQQETSNFSEDLAHIPFCGSLTSEVAAILDYAAVSGANDTPMRASNNDDEQQMLTIPWSLDGCGFTEENILIWTYDFKSFTSIGLKHLGHDILTYPDARKFHETLLANSQAKIIFLCGPQSEKLIRAIVRSSRHTLSLRGFDYPLYRDPLRNRLFICCPPLPAEIWSVSTRHSIKISEALRFAVNFIPSLKYDIRPFFCENSSVIGYILRQARKERLGGEPLTADTVDEGVRLWLTRRNMGQAEDIQEIEKIAGSLTRGLLMVLKFLPRRPKSDGNESKERSPQPSMRATERVRVHESFNVEQYQKIGDFVHKHLDERKVDYRNRLSRLCAESPRPQDKERCSTSSDKGGTDAPSTDPESIAALKCFSQWQGQAFQTGAAEMKGLVEQCQAEAGDRDYEAPIDILQGLTARVIDEGFLDPVGVTAAHPVIAGASDKKRQGVKSVVWKNEDVRNREYSYKLKDQLKRHIYIYYCEILFPANMDILDEMVFIKLELCPAGEIHTSLYATSSSEAHDDPALRLAFRVRYSDTFSREVVYYATNPATNMVFRANTLVEVLEKKSLEDISQFPRRFIHIGSQNNAHPLLERFRRGGNTSPLPR, from the coding sequence ATGATCAGTGAAATCAAACAGGGATTATTACCAGGATCATCATCGCCTCATTGCAATTACCCTGAGATTATTGATGAGCATGGTGGTGTGGAGAAAGTAACAGAATCTCTGATCCACCTTATAAGTCCACACATTATCCAATTCCAGGGCCATGAAGTAACAAGAACTGCACTGAACGCAATTATCTGTCAACAAAGTGATAGCAATGAGCCCTGGAATATGCCTTTAGGTTACGCAAGCATTGTATGTGATGACCGAGATACATCATGGTGGAGGTTATATATAGGCCAATGCTCTTTATCATGGCGGCGGATTGTGTGCCAACATGCCCAGCAAATTATCAAAGGATCAACAGCAAGTCTCTACTACTTTAATCTGTGGATAGGAAACGGTCATCGATATGCTAGATTTATCAAGCTTTGGGGTTTCCCTAAGGACACGGTGACTGATGGATGGTATCAAGCCTGCAGCAATCTACTTGAGGCCCTGTTCTGCAGAGCTTTCAGGACCCATCACGGAATGTTGAATCGACTGGGATCAAAGTACCAGAATGATGGTAAGGCCTCAACCTTGGGATGGGGTCTTAATATAATGTCACCGCTCGTGCAGGGGAACCTGGCCCTGAACAAAGAACTTCGGACCAAGGCAAATATTGGTCCCAGTAAGGCACCAGATAGACAGATCCAATACTGGGCCGTTTTCAACTCACGACAGAAGGCAGCtgctgagaagaaaagacGGAAAGAAAGTATCAAGGCTGTGTTCGAGAAAGATTTCGACATTGCATTACAAATAGCTCTGAATAATGACGAAGAGGCCTTTAACAAGATCAGAGAATCACTCCAGCTACAACAAGAAACATCCAATTTCAGTGAAGATTTGGCTCATATACCCTTTTGCGGTAGCTTGACCTCCGAAGTGGCCGCAATTCTTGACTATGCTGCTGTTTCAGGGGCGAATGATACGCCCATGAGGGCTAGTAATAATGACGACGAGCAGCAAATGCTCACAATTCCATGGTCTCTGGATGGATGTGGCTTTACTGAGGAAAACATTCTCATCTGGACCTACGACTTCAAAAGTTTTACGAGTATAGGTCTTAAGCATCTTGGTCATGATATTCTGACATATCCTGATGCCAGAAAGTTCCATGAGACTTTGCTCGCAAACAGCCAAGctaagattatttttctatgTGGGCCTCAATCAGAGAAGCTTATACGAGCCATTGTGAGGTCTTCGCGCCATACTCTGTCTCTACGCGGATTTGACTATCCACTCTATCGTGATCCCTTACGAAATCGGCTTTTTATCTGCTGTCCTCCTCTACCTGCAGAGATCTGGTCCGTTAGCACAAGACATAGTATCAAGATAAGCGAAGCTTTGAGATTTGCAGTTAACTTCATCCCATCGTTAAAGTACGATATTAGACCGTTTTTCTGTGAAAACAGCAGCGTTATTGGTTATATCTTGCGCcaagcaaggaaagaaagactcGGAGGAGAACCTTTGACTGCTGACACTGTGGACGAGGGTGTCCGGCTCTGGCTAACCAGAAGAAATATGGGCCAAGCTGAAGATATTCaagaaatagagaagatTGCTGGCTCACTTACGCGCGGCCTTTTAATGGTTTTGAAATTCCTTCCAAGGAGACCGAAAAGTGATGGGAATGAAtccaaagaaagaagcccGCAGCCCAGCATGAGAGCCACTGAAAGGGTGAGGGTTCATGAATCCTTCAATGTGGAGCAGTATCAAAAGATAGGAGACTTTGTTCACAAGCATCTAGACGAGCGAAAGGTAGATTACAGAAACCGATTATCTCGTCTGTGTGCGGAGTCACCGCGGCCTCAAGACAAGGAGAGATGTTCTACTAGCTCTGATAAAGGAGGAACTGATGCGCCATCCACTGATCCAGAGTCTATTGCAGCACTGAAATGCTTTTCACAATGGCAGGGTCAAGCATTTCAGACGGGCGCAGCAGAAATGAAAGGACTGGTAGAACAGTGTCAGGCCGAGGCAGGAGATAGGGACTACGAAGCTCCCATTGATATCCTTCAAGGCCTTACAGCCAGAGTTATAGATGAAGGTTTTCTTGACCCCGTCGGTGTCACTGCTGCACATCCCGTCATCGCTGGGGCTAGTGACAAGAAGCGGCAGGGCGTGAAAAGTGTTGTGTGGAAAAATGAAGACGTCCGAAATCGTGAATATAGCTATAAGCTTAAAGACCAGCTCAAGCGCCACATCTATATCTACTATTGCGAGATTCTGTTCCCGGCTAATATGGATATCTTAGATGAAATGGTCTTTATCAAACTAGAGCTTTGTCCTGCGGGAGAAATACATACAAGTCTATATGCAACCTCAAGCTCTGAAGCTCACGATGATCCGGCCCTACGTCTAGCCTTCCGGGTTAGATACAGCGATACTTTCAGTCGTGAAGTGGTATACTATGCAACAAATCCAGCCACCAATATGGTTTTCAGGGCGAACACCTTGGTGGAGGttctggagaagaaatcATTGGAGGACATTTCGCAGTTCCCGAGACGGTTTATCCACATTGGTAGTCAAAATAATGCTCATCCCTTGCTTGAACGCTTTAGGCGTGGGGGGAATACCAGCCCACTTCCTCGTTAA